The Streptomyces sp. NBC_00597 DNA segment GCGGCAGGGCGGTGGGGGCCTTGCGGAAGTTGGCGGCGGAGAAGAAGCTGCCGAAGCCCTTCGTGAACAGGCGCCGGGCGCCGGGCGCGGAGACCCACACCGTGTACCGGTAGGCCACGCCGAAGGCCAGGAAGACGGTGGCGACGGCGTACGGCAGAAGCGCGGAGTCGAAGTCGCGCAGGAGCCGGCTGCCGAGCACGATCGCGGCGATGAGCAGGAGCGAGACGACCGTCCCGGCGAGCGTGGCCCGTGCGGTGACGGGCGGCCCGACGGGCGGGAGGGTTCCGGCCGTCGGCGGTCCGGCCGGACGCGCGGGCACGGACGGGGGCGGGGGCGGCTCCGCGGCGAGGACTTCTGGGGGCTCGGACACAGCACCACGCTAGGCGTTGTGTACAGGTTGGGCCCGTTATGTCATATCTGCGTGTGGACCAGACGGGTGAGCCTCCGTCGACTCACCCAGCACACCCAACACACCCGGCTCACGTGGGCTCACACGGCCGTCAGCCCCTGCGCCTCGAAGACCGCCTTCGCCCGCGCCAGCTGCTGCGCCGTGTGCGCGGGGGTGTCGTGCAGCGTGAACGGCATGCCGACGTCGGCCGGGCGGTGGGCGAAGTCCAGCGTCGACTCCAGCGGCCGCCCGGTCACCTTCCGGTACGTCTGCCGGTCCCAGGACTTGACGTCCAGGGCACCAGGTCCACATCACGCAGCAGCGCGTCGGTGGCCCGTGCGCCGAGGAAGCCGGAGGTGTCCAGGGCGGTGTGCAGTCGCAGCTCGCGCTCCATCCGGTGCAGCAGTTCGCCCGAGAAGGCGGGCGTGTCGGTGTTGTGGCGGTACTGGCAGGTCAGCGCGCGGCCGGAGAGGAAGGTGACGAAGCGGGTTCCGGGTCCGTCGACGCCGGTCGACAGGTCCCAGGAGTGCACCGAGCCCTCGCTGGGCCGGCGGGTCGCCACGGCGGCCGGGGTCGAAGGGCCGAACAGGACGGGCACGGCAGGCACCTCTTGAGTTGTGGTCCGTCGTTTCTCGATCTCGGTCGGTGATCCTTGGCGTGCGGTCCGGAGCCGGGTGAGGGCCGGCCCCGGACCGCATGCTCCCGGGGGCTACAGCGAGCCGTGGAAGGCCGTCACTGGCCATGTGGCCGTCGAGGACGCCCGCCAGGTTCGCGATCCGCTCCTCGGGGGTGCGGCCCAGGCCGTCGGGGGTCACGGTGCCGGTCAGCGAGATGCCGCCCTCGGCGTCCTCGGCGTCCTCGTACGGCAGCTTCGCGACCGACAGCGCGGAGGTGACGTAGCCGTGGGTGTCGCGGCCGTTCATCGGGTTGGCGCCCTCGGCGCCCCGGTACGTCGGGTGCCGGCGCAGCTTGCGCATGAGCTCCTCGACCAGCCGGACCGCGATGTCGTCGACGCGGTCGTCGTGGAGGTCCCTTCGTCCGCGGTGCGCAGGTCAGGGGTTCCGCGGCCCCGCCGGCCGCGCGCCTCGCCTGCCGACCGGCGTACGGCTGCTGTGCTGGCGGTATGACATACGTACCGATGACCTCCCGAAGCCGGGACGAGGACCACCGGGCCTCGACCCCGCTGGAGCTGTTCTTCGACCTCTGCTTCGTCGTGGCGGTGGCGCAGGCCGGCCGGCAGCTGGTCCACGCGCTGGCCGAGGGGCACGTCGGCGACGGCATCACCGGCTACCTCTTCGTGTTCTTCGGCGTGTGGTGGGCCTGGATGAACTTCACCTGGTTCGCCTCCGCCTACGACGTCGACGACGTGCCGTACCGGATCGCGACCCTCGTGCAGATCGCCGGTGTGCTCATCTACTCGGCCGGTATCCCGCGCGCCTTCAACGACAACGACTGGACCATCGCCGTCCTCGGCTACGTGGTGATGCGGCTCGCGCTCACGGTGCAGTGGTTGCGCGCCGCCGCCGGGGAGCGGGGCCCGGCCCGGCGGTGCGCGCTCACGTACGCGGCGGGGCTGTTGGTGTGCCAGGCCGGCTGGGTGGCGCTCCTCGCCGCCCCCGAGCACGCCCGCAGATGGCTGTTCCTGGTGCTGGTCATGGCGGAGCTGCTGGTCCCGGTGATCGCCGAGCGCGGCTACCAGACCCAGTGGCATCCACACCACATCGCCGAGCGGTACGGCCTGTTCACCATCATCGTGCTCGGCGAGTCCATCGCCGCCAGCACGGTCGCGGTCCAGTCGGCGATCGACGAGCACGAGGCGCTGGGCGAGCTGCTGCCGATCGCGGCGGGCGGGCTGCTGCTGGTCTTCGCGGCATGGTGGATCTACTTCGCCGTCCCCGCGCACGACCGGCTGCAGAGCAACCGCGAGGCCATCCCGTGGGGGTACGGGCACTTCGTGATCTTCGCGTCGGCCGCGGCCATCGGGGCCGGCATCGAGGTGGCGATCGAGCAGGCGGTCGGCAAGGCCCACGTCTCGACGCTGTCCGCCAACCTCTCGGTGACCGTGCCGGCGGCGCTGTTCCTGGCCTTCGTGTGGCTGCTGCACTCCCGCCACTTCAAGCACGGTGCGACCCAGCAGCTGGTGCTGCCGTTCTCCGCGCTGGCGATCCTCGCGTGCGCCTGGACCGGCGCGCACGCGGTGCTGTGGGCGGGGTTGGTCGCCGCGGCAAGCGTCGCGGTGGGCGTGACCTTGGTGCACCGGGAGCGTTCTGGTGCG contains these protein-coding regions:
- a CDS encoding low temperature requirement protein A encodes the protein MTYVPMTSRSRDEDHRASTPLELFFDLCFVVAVAQAGRQLVHALAEGHVGDGITGYLFVFFGVWWAWMNFTWFASAYDVDDVPYRIATLVQIAGVLIYSAGIPRAFNDNDWTIAVLGYVVMRLALTVQWLRAAAGERGPARRCALTYAAGLLVCQAGWVALLAAPEHARRWLFLVLVMAELLVPVIAERGYQTQWHPHHIAERYGLFTIIVLGESIAASTVAVQSAIDEHEALGELLPIAAGGLLLVFAAWWIYFAVPAHDRLQSNREAIPWGYGHFVIFASAAAIGAGIEVAIEQAVGKAHVSTLSANLSVTVPAALFLAFVWLLHSRHFKHGATQQLVLPFSALAILACAWTGAHAVLWAGLVAAASVAVGVTLVHRERSGA